The following proteins come from a genomic window of Anopheles ziemanni chromosome 3, idAnoZiCoDA_A2_x.2, whole genome shotgun sequence:
- the LOC131285132 gene encoding probable chitinase 10 has product MITNSKTHAFGLLALVATIGCVAAQTTTDPCVGSDLPFLPHPTECSKYFSCYGGIGYEQVCPDGKYFDPTRSICDIAQNVDCVVNNCPPDGIVFLPIPNVCDRYTICVGGEAFEGICDENLYFDEALGDCNYKNESGCVVNPCTQPPPNPPILEIHPNESSCTQYLICLSGQPVVRDCAPGLFFDPTALQCVVADACIVSIISEERPEPLTPPELIPQQLTLQQQTL; this is encoded by the exons ATGATAACCAACTCCA AAACGCATGCGTTCGGGCTTCTCGCCCTAGTGGCCACAATCGGTTGTGTGGCGGCTCAAACTACAACGGATCCTTGCGTCGGATCGGATCTACccttcctgccacatccaaccGAATGCTCTAAGTACTTCTCCTGCTATGGTGGTATCGGGTACGAGCAAGTCTGCCCCGATGGCAAGTACTTCGATCCGACGCGATCGATTTGTGACATCGCGCAAAATGTGGACTGTGTGGTGAACAATTGCCCTCCGGACGGTATCGTGTTTTTACCCATTCCTAACGTCTGCGATCGCTACACAATCTGTGTTGGCGGAGAAGCTTTTGAAGGCATCTGCGATGAAAATCTCTACTTTGATGAGGCGTTGGGAGATTGCAACTATAAGAACGAAAGTGGTTGCGTCGTGAATCCGTGCACTCAGCCTCCACCGAATCCGCCCATATTGGAGATTCATCCAAACGAGTCTAGCTGCACACAATATTTGATCTGCCTTAGCGGTCAACCAGTGGTTAGGGATTGTGCACCCGGCCTGTTTTTCGATCCAACTGCATTGCAGTGTGTCGTTGCCGATGCTTGTATTGTAAGTATTATTTCTGAAGA GAGGCCGGAACCACTGACCCCGCCGGAACTGATACCCCAGCAACTGACACTTCAGCAACAGACACTCTAG
- the LOC131285133 gene encoding peritrophin-44-like yields the protein MLRFVLFVVLLSLCNAQAPVCDPTLTSFHADKLSCTQYYTCFNGVATLQTCPDQKYYDASRTLCDIPANVPCTIGPCTGTTGLTTVAIPGDCTGYKLCLNGTEFDMKCATGTLYDATYGDCVMAKNSKCEENPCLTVDPATASPSTFYPSSKLCKNYIICNKQTPVVRTCLSATVFSPTVAKCVPPAEYTCPPGTF from the exons ATGT tgAGGTTTGTGCTGTTCGTAGTACTGCTGAGCCTGTGCAATGCTCAGGCACCTGTCTGTGACCCTACTTTGACGTCGTTCCATGCGGACAAGTTGAGTTGTACTCAGTACTATACCTGTTTCAACGGAGTGGCTACACTGCAAACGTGCCCAGATCAGAAGTACTACGATGCTTCCCGTACGCTCTGTGATATACCCGCGAATGTACCCTGCACCATCGGACCGTGCACCGGAACCACCGGGTTGACGACTGTGGCGATTCCAGGCGACTGCACTGGTTACAAGCTATGCTTGAATGGCACCGAGTTCGACATGAAGTGCGCCACTGGAACGTTGTATGATGCAACCTATGGAGACTGCGTAATGGCAAAGAACAGCAAGTGCGAGGAGAACCCGTGCCTCACTGTCGATCCGGCCACCGCATCACCTTCCACATTTTATCCGTCTTCAAAGTTGTGCAAAAACTATATTATCTGCAACAAGCAGACTCCAGTAGTACGCACATGTCTCAGTGCTACCGTGTTTAGCCCTACCGTTGCCAAATGCGTTCCTCCGGCAGAATATACTTGTCCACCTGGCACTTTTTGA